Part of the Cloacibacterium caeni genome is shown below.
TCGCTGTTCTTTCAGAATCTTCTGCGAAATAACTTCCCATCACACTCCAAGCCATAGGTTGCAACTTTTTCATCATCATTTGGTCAATCGTTCCATCGTAAAAAGCTTTGGTTTCCGTCAAAGAAATTTCTACTTGATTGGTTACCAATTGCGGAAAATATTTAGAAATTAAATCAAACTGAGTAACAGAAAAATTGCTCACCCCGAAATCTCTCACTTTTCCAGAACTTCTTAAAATCCCAAATGCAGCAGCTATTTCTTCAGGATTCATGAGTGGAGACGGTCTGTGTAATAATAGCAAATCTATATAATCTGTTTTTAGATTTTTTAAACTCTCATCTACCTGATTCAGAATATATTCTTTAGAATAATTATAGTATTTCAACGGAAAATTTTTCTTTTCAGAAGGCATACAAATTCCACATTTAGTAATCAACTGAATTTTTTCACGTTCAATTTTCATCTCAGAAAAAGCATTT
Proteins encoded:
- a CDS encoding aldo/keto reductase, whose protein sequence is MDFSKIIIGVMRWGIWGANHSESGVQKLIETSLEEGLYTFDHADIYGGYTTEELFGNAFSEMKIEREKIQLITKCGICMPSEKKNFPLKYYNYSKEYILNQVDESLKNLKTDYIDLLLLHRPSPLMNPEEIAAAFGILRSSGKVRDFGVSNFSVTQFDLISKYFPQLVTNQVEISLTETKAFYDGTIDQMMMKKLQPMAWSVMGSYFAEDSERTARIKSVLGDLSKKYNADEAQLLLAFLLKHPAKILPIIGTSKAESIKSLRKSLEINLTIEDWFTLLEASLGHKVA